The proteins below come from a single Eptesicus fuscus isolate TK198812 chromosome 5, DD_ASM_mEF_20220401, whole genome shotgun sequence genomic window:
- the MTFMT gene encoding methionyl-tRNA formyltransferase, mitochondrial isoform X2 has translation MRVLVRRCWGPRPVGGGVGRGPSPQWRALAGLRGEDGRGPRVREKPPWRVLFFGTDQFSREALRALHAARENKEEELIEKLEVVTVPSPSPKGLPVKQYAVQAQLPVYEWPDVGSGEYDVGVVASFGRLLSEALILRFPYCLPRWRGPAPIIHTVLHGDTITGVTIMQIRPKRFDVGPVLKQETIPVPPRSTAKELEVVLSRLGASMLISVLKNLPESLNNGRQQPTEGVTYAPKISARTSCIKWEEQTSEEIFRLHRAIGNIIPLQTLWMDNTIKLLDLVEVNSSVLTDPKFTGQAVIPGSIIYHKQSQKLLVCCKDGWIGVRSVMLKKTLTATDFYNGYLHPWHQKNSQAHPSQCRFQTLRLPTKKRGEKIVAMQQGTK, from the exons ATGAGGGTGCTGGTGCGACGCTGCTGGGGGCCCCGGCCAGTGGGAGGCGGCGTGGGCCGGGGGCCGAGCCCCCAGTGGCGAGCGCTGGCCGGGCTCCGCGGGGAGGACGGCCGGGGCCCCCGAGTCCGCGAGAAGCCGCCCTGGCGGGTGCTCTTCTTCGGCACCGACCAGTTCTCCCGCGAGGCGCTGCGGGCGCTGCACGCCGCCAG ggaaaacaaagaagaagagTTAATCGAGAAACTGGAGGTGGTCACAGTGCCTTCCCCATCGCCGAAAGGCCTGCCAGTGAAGCAGTATGCCGTCCAGGCTCAGCTGCCCGTGTACGAGTGGCCAGATGTGGGATCTGGAGAATATGATGTGGGAGTGGTCGCTTCATTTGGCCGACTTTTGAGTGAGGCTCTTATTCTTAGATTTCCCTA TTGCCTCCCAAGGTGGCGTGGTCCAGCCCCTATAATCCATACTGTGCTTCATGGAGACACAATTACTGGAGTAACAATTATGCAAATCAGACCTAAAAG ATTTGATGTAGGTCCGGTTCTCAAACAGGAAACCATTCCTGTGCCCCCCAGGAGCACCGCCAAGGAGTTGGAAGTAGTGCTGTCAAGACTGGGCGCCAGCATG CTTATTTCAGTTTTGAAAAATTTGCCTGAAAGTTTGAACAATGGAAGGCAGCAGCCAACTGAGGGGGTGACATATG CCCCTAAGATTTCTGCTCGTACCAGCTGTATAAAATGGGAGGAACAAACTTCAGAGGAAATATTCAGACTTCATCGTGCCATTGGAAATATA ATTCCATTACAGACGCTCTGGATGGATAACACCATTAAACTTCTGGATTTGGTAGAAGTTAATAGTTCAGTCCTCACTg ATCCAAAATTTACAGGACAGGCTGTTATTCCAGGATCCATAATATACCACAAACAGTCACAAAAACTTCTGGTTTGTTGCAAG GATGGCTGGATTGGTGTTCGGTCAGTGATGCTCAAGAAAACACTAACAGCTACTGATTTCTACAATGGATATTTGCACCCCTGGCACCAGAAAAATTCCCAAGCTCATCCAAGTCAATGCAGATTTCAGACTCTCAGACTTCCAACAAAGAAGCGGGGGGAGAAAATTGTTGCTATGCAACAGGGCACTAAGTAG
- the MTFMT gene encoding methionyl-tRNA formyltransferase, mitochondrial isoform X1, whose protein sequence is MRVLVRRCWGPRPVGGGVGRGPSPQWRALAGLRGEDGRGPRVREKPPWRVLFFGTDQFSREALRALHAARENKEEELIEKLEVVTVPSPSPKGLPVKQYAVQAQLPVYEWPDVGSGEYDVGVVASFGRLLSEALILRFPYGILNVHPSCLPRWRGPAPIIHTVLHGDTITGVTIMQIRPKRFDVGPVLKQETIPVPPRSTAKELEVVLSRLGASMLISVLKNLPESLNNGRQQPTEGVTYAPKISARTSCIKWEEQTSEEIFRLHRAIGNIIPLQTLWMDNTIKLLDLVEVNSSVLTDPKFTGQAVIPGSIIYHKQSQKLLVCCKDGWIGVRSVMLKKTLTATDFYNGYLHPWHQKNSQAHPSQCRFQTLRLPTKKRGEKIVAMQQGTK, encoded by the exons ATGAGGGTGCTGGTGCGACGCTGCTGGGGGCCCCGGCCAGTGGGAGGCGGCGTGGGCCGGGGGCCGAGCCCCCAGTGGCGAGCGCTGGCCGGGCTCCGCGGGGAGGACGGCCGGGGCCCCCGAGTCCGCGAGAAGCCGCCCTGGCGGGTGCTCTTCTTCGGCACCGACCAGTTCTCCCGCGAGGCGCTGCGGGCGCTGCACGCCGCCAG ggaaaacaaagaagaagagTTAATCGAGAAACTGGAGGTGGTCACAGTGCCTTCCCCATCGCCGAAAGGCCTGCCAGTGAAGCAGTATGCCGTCCAGGCTCAGCTGCCCGTGTACGAGTGGCCAGATGTGGGATCTGGAGAATATGATGTGGGAGTGGTCGCTTCATTTGGCCGACTTTTGAGTGAGGCTCTTATTCTTAGATTTCCCTA TGGCATATTGAATGTCCATCCCAGTTGCCTCCCAAGGTGGCGTGGTCCAGCCCCTATAATCCATACTGTGCTTCATGGAGACACAATTACTGGAGTAACAATTATGCAAATCAGACCTAAAAG ATTTGATGTAGGTCCGGTTCTCAAACAGGAAACCATTCCTGTGCCCCCCAGGAGCACCGCCAAGGAGTTGGAAGTAGTGCTGTCAAGACTGGGCGCCAGCATG CTTATTTCAGTTTTGAAAAATTTGCCTGAAAGTTTGAACAATGGAAGGCAGCAGCCAACTGAGGGGGTGACATATG CCCCTAAGATTTCTGCTCGTACCAGCTGTATAAAATGGGAGGAACAAACTTCAGAGGAAATATTCAGACTTCATCGTGCCATTGGAAATATA ATTCCATTACAGACGCTCTGGATGGATAACACCATTAAACTTCTGGATTTGGTAGAAGTTAATAGTTCAGTCCTCACTg ATCCAAAATTTACAGGACAGGCTGTTATTCCAGGATCCATAATATACCACAAACAGTCACAAAAACTTCTGGTTTGTTGCAAG GATGGCTGGATTGGTGTTCGGTCAGTGATGCTCAAGAAAACACTAACAGCTACTGATTTCTACAATGGATATTTGCACCCCTGGCACCAGAAAAATTCCCAAGCTCATCCAAGTCAATGCAGATTTCAGACTCTCAGACTTCCAACAAAGAAGCGGGGGGAGAAAATTGTTGCTATGCAACAGGGCACTAAGTAG
- the MTFMT gene encoding methionyl-tRNA formyltransferase, mitochondrial isoform X3, with product MRVLVRRCWGPRPVGGGVGRGPSPQWRALAGLRGEDGRGPRVREKPPWRVLFFGTDQFSREALRALHAARENKEEELIEKLEVVTVPSPSPKGLPVKQYAVQAQLPVYEWPDVGSGEYDVGVVASFGRLLSEALILRFPYGILNVHPSCLPRWRGPAPIIHTVLHGDTITGVTIMQIRPKRFDVGPVLKQETIPVPPRSTAKELEVVLSRLGASMLISVLKNLPESLNNGRQQPTEGVTYAPKISARTSCIKWEEQTSEEIFRLHRAIGNIDGWIGVRSVMLKKTLTATDFYNGYLHPWHQKNSQAHPSQCRFQTLRLPTKKRGEKIVAMQQGTK from the exons ATGAGGGTGCTGGTGCGACGCTGCTGGGGGCCCCGGCCAGTGGGAGGCGGCGTGGGCCGGGGGCCGAGCCCCCAGTGGCGAGCGCTGGCCGGGCTCCGCGGGGAGGACGGCCGGGGCCCCCGAGTCCGCGAGAAGCCGCCCTGGCGGGTGCTCTTCTTCGGCACCGACCAGTTCTCCCGCGAGGCGCTGCGGGCGCTGCACGCCGCCAG ggaaaacaaagaagaagagTTAATCGAGAAACTGGAGGTGGTCACAGTGCCTTCCCCATCGCCGAAAGGCCTGCCAGTGAAGCAGTATGCCGTCCAGGCTCAGCTGCCCGTGTACGAGTGGCCAGATGTGGGATCTGGAGAATATGATGTGGGAGTGGTCGCTTCATTTGGCCGACTTTTGAGTGAGGCTCTTATTCTTAGATTTCCCTA TGGCATATTGAATGTCCATCCCAGTTGCCTCCCAAGGTGGCGTGGTCCAGCCCCTATAATCCATACTGTGCTTCATGGAGACACAATTACTGGAGTAACAATTATGCAAATCAGACCTAAAAG ATTTGATGTAGGTCCGGTTCTCAAACAGGAAACCATTCCTGTGCCCCCCAGGAGCACCGCCAAGGAGTTGGAAGTAGTGCTGTCAAGACTGGGCGCCAGCATG CTTATTTCAGTTTTGAAAAATTTGCCTGAAAGTTTGAACAATGGAAGGCAGCAGCCAACTGAGGGGGTGACATATG CCCCTAAGATTTCTGCTCGTACCAGCTGTATAAAATGGGAGGAACAAACTTCAGAGGAAATATTCAGACTTCATCGTGCCATTGGAAATATA GATGGCTGGATTGGTGTTCGGTCAGTGATGCTCAAGAAAACACTAACAGCTACTGATTTCTACAATGGATATTTGCACCCCTGGCACCAGAAAAATTCCCAAGCTCATCCAAGTCAATGCAGATTTCAGACTCTCAGACTTCCAACAAAGAAGCGGGGGGAGAAAATTGTTGCTATGCAACAGGGCACTAAGTAG
- the MTFMT gene encoding methionyl-tRNA formyltransferase, mitochondrial isoform X4: protein MRVLVRRCWGPRPVGGGVGRGPSPQWRALAGLRGEDGRGPRVREKPPWRVLFFGTDQFSREALRALHAARENKEEELIEKLEVVTVPSPSPKGLPVKQYAVQAQLPVYEWPDVGSGEYDVGVVASFGRLLSEALILRFPYGILNVHPSCLPRWRGPAPIIHTVLHGDTITGVTIMQIRPKRFDVGPVLKQETIPVPPRSTAKELEVVLSRLGASMLISVLKNLPESLNNGRQQPTEGVTYAPKISARTSCIKWEEQTSEEIFRLHRAIGNIIPLQTLWMDNTIKLLDLVEVNSSVLTGWLDWCSVSDAQENTNSY, encoded by the exons ATGAGGGTGCTGGTGCGACGCTGCTGGGGGCCCCGGCCAGTGGGAGGCGGCGTGGGCCGGGGGCCGAGCCCCCAGTGGCGAGCGCTGGCCGGGCTCCGCGGGGAGGACGGCCGGGGCCCCCGAGTCCGCGAGAAGCCGCCCTGGCGGGTGCTCTTCTTCGGCACCGACCAGTTCTCCCGCGAGGCGCTGCGGGCGCTGCACGCCGCCAG ggaaaacaaagaagaagagTTAATCGAGAAACTGGAGGTGGTCACAGTGCCTTCCCCATCGCCGAAAGGCCTGCCAGTGAAGCAGTATGCCGTCCAGGCTCAGCTGCCCGTGTACGAGTGGCCAGATGTGGGATCTGGAGAATATGATGTGGGAGTGGTCGCTTCATTTGGCCGACTTTTGAGTGAGGCTCTTATTCTTAGATTTCCCTA TGGCATATTGAATGTCCATCCCAGTTGCCTCCCAAGGTGGCGTGGTCCAGCCCCTATAATCCATACTGTGCTTCATGGAGACACAATTACTGGAGTAACAATTATGCAAATCAGACCTAAAAG ATTTGATGTAGGTCCGGTTCTCAAACAGGAAACCATTCCTGTGCCCCCCAGGAGCACCGCCAAGGAGTTGGAAGTAGTGCTGTCAAGACTGGGCGCCAGCATG CTTATTTCAGTTTTGAAAAATTTGCCTGAAAGTTTGAACAATGGAAGGCAGCAGCCAACTGAGGGGGTGACATATG CCCCTAAGATTTCTGCTCGTACCAGCTGTATAAAATGGGAGGAACAAACTTCAGAGGAAATATTCAGACTTCATCGTGCCATTGGAAATATA ATTCCATTACAGACGCTCTGGATGGATAACACCATTAAACTTCTGGATTTGGTAGAAGTTAATAGTTCAGTCCTCACTg GATGGCTGGATTGGTGTTCGGTCAGTGATGCTCAAGAAAACACTAACAGCTACTGA